The proteins below are encoded in one region of Armatimonadota bacterium:
- a CDS encoding (2Fe-2S)-binding protein, which produces MSTRRRRLQLNVNGAVHTVEVQTRKTLADTLRDDLGLTGTHLGCEHGVCGACTVLVDGRPVRSCLLLAVQVEGARVETVESLGGPTSLHLLQEAFSAHHALQCGFCTPGILMSAVAFLRDHPEPTPQQVREMLAGHLCRCTGYLSIVDAILAAARALSTARQQP; this is translated from the coding sequence GTGAGCACACGCCGCCGGCGGTTGCAGCTCAACGTCAACGGCGCCGTCCACACCGTGGAGGTCCAGACGCGCAAGACACTCGCCGACACCCTGCGCGACGACCTTGGACTGACCGGAACGCACCTGGGGTGTGAACACGGCGTGTGCGGCGCCTGCACGGTGCTGGTGGACGGTCGGCCCGTTCGCAGTTGCCTGCTGCTGGCGGTGCAGGTAGAGGGCGCCCGCGTGGAGACCGTCGAGAGCCTGGGCGGACCTACGTCCCTGCACCTTCTTCAGGAGGCCTTCTCCGCCCATCACGCCCTGCAGTGTGGGTTCTGCACGCCGGGCATCCTGATGAGCGCGGTGGCATTCTTGCGTGACCACCCGGAGCCGACACCACAGCAGGTGCGGGAGATGCTGGCAGGTCACTTGTGCCGCTGCACCGGATACCTCTCGATCGTCGATGCGATCCTGGCAGCCGCCCGGGCACTGTCTACGGCTCGCCAACAGCCATGA
- a CDS encoding FAD binding domain-containing protein produces the protein MKPPVFDYYDPRTLDQALDLLAEHGTDAKVLAGGQSLMPLLNMRLARPGVVVDLNRIAALAYVEVADDTLVVGAMTRQADAEASAEVGRHLPLLIETLRHVGHPPIRNRGTVGGSIAHADPAAELPALLLCLDGEVVAARRGARRTIRARDLFRTYLTTALDPEEILVEVRFPLPPAGTGGAFEELARRHGDYALVGVAATVRIDDGRIVAARLAFAGCGPVPVTPTGIEGLLVGARPTEELWEEAARAAAEALQPDDDVHASGAYRRRAAAVLAARALRRAAQRAGGDL, from the coding sequence GTGAAACCGCCTGTCTTCGACTACTACGATCCGCGCACCCTCGACCAGGCCCTCGACCTGCTCGCCGAGCACGGTACGGACGCGAAGGTCCTGGCAGGTGGCCAGAGCCTGATGCCGCTACTGAACATGCGCCTGGCCAGGCCCGGGGTCGTGGTGGACCTCAACCGGATCGCCGCGCTCGCTTACGTCGAAGTCGCCGACGACACGCTGGTGGTGGGCGCGATGACTCGCCAGGCTGACGCGGAGGCATCTGCGGAGGTCGGTCGCCACCTGCCCCTGCTGATCGAGACTCTGCGGCACGTCGGCCACCCGCCGATCCGCAACCGCGGCACCGTCGGCGGTTCCATCGCGCACGCCGACCCCGCCGCCGAACTGCCCGCGCTGCTGCTGTGTCTGGACGGCGAGGTGGTCGCGGCGCGGCGGGGGGCTCGCAGGACCATCCGGGCGAGGGACCTGTTCCGGACGTACCTGACGACCGCGCTGGATCCCGAGGAGATCCTGGTGGAGGTGCGGTTTCCCCTCCCGCCGGCCGGAACGGGCGGCGCCTTCGAGGAGCTGGCCCGCCGCCACGGCGACTACGCGCTCGTCGGCGTCGCAGCCACCGTGCGCATCGACGATGGCCGCATCGTCGCAGCGCGACTGGCGTTCGCCGGATGCGGGCCGGTGCCGGTCACGCCGACCGGGATCGAAGGGCTGCTGGTGGGCGCCAGACCCACCGAGGAGCTATGGGAGGAGGCCGCCCGCGCGGCCGCCGAGGCGCTTCAGCCGGACGACGACGTCCACGCGAGCGGAGCCTACCGCAGGCGCGCGGCCGCCGTCCTCGCCGCACGTGCGCTCCGGCGGGCCGCTCAACGAGCAGGAGGCGATCTGTGA
- a CDS encoding branched-chain amino acid ABC transporter permease, which yields MNAFRWWGLAMGLGALLVAPLVLTRDLVTALLFTFLLITLACNYDLLGGFLGLYNLGQATFFGIGAYTTFLLLLRVPTLGEAGPAGVAAAVLSGGLVAAGFAAIVAYPLLRLRDAYFAVATFALLLLLRLLVDNLPDLTGGSHGLYVPAQHYLSLRAAYLLTLALAVGSLALNHLLAGSRLGLAMTAIRESELASEASGIDRFRTKQTALALGAMPTAMAGGVFGLHSGYIDVSVVLGADRSLFPVIAAMIGGSGLVWGPVVGAVTLRGIDVVLKNYVQLPIPAIAVYGVILLVISLVMPRGVLVALGARPRGRVAARSAPADAAPAGAGTQR from the coding sequence ATGAACGCCTTCAGATGGTGGGGTCTGGCGATGGGGTTGGGTGCCCTGCTGGTGGCGCCGCTCGTGCTGACACGCGACCTGGTGACCGCGCTGCTGTTCACGTTCCTGCTGATCACGCTTGCGTGCAACTACGACTTGCTGGGCGGGTTCCTCGGTCTGTACAACCTAGGTCAGGCCACCTTCTTTGGCATCGGCGCCTACACGACCTTCCTGTTGCTGCTGCGCGTGCCGACCCTCGGCGAAGCTGGCCCCGCGGGCGTAGCAGCCGCGGTGCTGTCCGGAGGCCTCGTGGCCGCCGGCTTTGCGGCCATCGTCGCCTACCCGTTGCTGCGGCTACGCGACGCCTACTTCGCAGTGGCCACGTTCGCCCTGTTGCTGCTGCTGCGTCTGCTCGTGGACAACCTTCCGGATCTGACGGGCGGCTCGCACGGTTTGTACGTTCCGGCCCAGCACTACCTGTCGCTGAGGGCTGCTTACCTGCTGACGCTTGCCCTCGCGGTCGGTTCGCTGGCCCTGAACCACCTGCTGGCCGGCAGCCGGTTGGGGCTGGCGATGACGGCGATTCGGGAAAGCGAACTCGCATCGGAAGCCAGCGGCATCGATCGTTTCCGCACCAAGCAGACCGCGCTGGCGCTGGGAGCCATGCCGACCGCGATGGCCGGCGGTGTCTTCGGCCTGCACTCCGGCTACATCGACGTCTCCGTTGTCCTGGGTGCCGACCGCAGCCTGTTCCCGGTCATCGCGGCGATGATCGGGGGCAGCGGTCTGGTCTGGGGTCCCGTGGTCGGCGCGGTCACGCTGCGCGGAATCGACGTGGTGTTGAAGAACTACGTGCAACTCCCCATCCCGGCCATCGCCGTCTACGGCGTGATCCTCTTGGTGATCTCGCTGGTGATGCCTAGGGGCGTGCTGGTGGCGTTGGGGGCGCGGCCGCGGGGGCGCGTGGCGGCCCGTTCCGCCCCCGCCGATGCCGCGCCGGCAGGAGCAGGGACGCAACGGTGA